The bacterium genome window below encodes:
- a CDS encoding (2Fe-2S)-binding protein — protein sequence MKHKVVTTVNGHRHEHEVEPRLLLVHYLRDVVGLTGTHIGCDTSQCGACTILVDGMAVKSCTMFALQAEGRNLTTIEGMARDGELHPLQQAFWDEHGLQCGYCTPGFIMAAAYLLSQNPDPTEDEIRKGLEGNLCRCTGYVNIIKSVQSAAKAMNGSRARMGERAAAARRS from the coding sequence ATGAAGCACAAGGTCGTCACCACAGTCAACGGCCACCGCCACGAGCACGAGGTCGAGCCACGCCTTTTGCTCGTGCACTACCTGCGTGACGTCGTCGGGCTCACCGGCACTCACATCGGCTGCGACACCAGTCAGTGCGGGGCGTGCACGATTCTGGTCGACGGCATGGCGGTGAAGAGCTGCACCATGTTCGCCCTCCAGGCCGAGGGCAGGAACCTGACCACGATCGAGGGCATGGCCAGGGACGGCGAGCTCCATCCGCTGCAGCAGGCGTTCTGGGACGAGCACGGCCTCCAGTGCGGCTACTGCACGCCGGGCTTCATCATGGCCGCGGCCTACCTGCTCTCGCAAAACCCCGACCCGACCGAGGACGAGATCCGCAAGGGACTCGAGGGCAACCTCTGCCGCTGCACCGGGTACGTGAACATCATCAAGTCCGTCCAGTCGGCGGCGAAGGCGATGAACGGGTCGAGGGCCAGGATGGGCGAGCGAGCGGCTGCCGCCCGGAGGAGCTGA